In Candidatus Binatia bacterium, the DNA window TTAAAACCAGACGGCCGGCTGCGAGCGCGGCCAGCTCGGGCCGCAACGGGGAAATCCCGCCGGCGATCAAATCTGCGTTCACGAAATGAATTACATCAGCGTCCTTGGGCAGGTATTCGCGCGCGAAGGTCGTCTTACCGGCACCGTTTGGCCCGGCGATGATCACACAGACGGGAGATTTGACCGGTGACTTGCTCATGTGAAGCGGGATTTTAATTGTCATAATCGTAGGAAGCAAGGCGAATGATGAAACCCTCCCAGATTCATTTGCGCCTCTCTCGTCGGTTTGTTAGTTTGCTCGCATGCCGGAGAAGCAACTCAAATACGTCGGGCAGAGCGTCGCCAGAGTCGATGGCGTCGAAAAGGTAACGGGGAGGGCGAAATTCACCGGGGATCTCGTGATCCCCGGAATGCTGCACGGCAAAATTCTTCGCAGTCCGTTTCCACACGCGCGCATTAGAAGCATCGACGCTTCGCAAGCCGAGGCGCTGCCCGGCGTCGCCGCGGTGCTCACGGCAAGAGATATTTCGGATACGAAGCCTTTCTACAGTGGCCGGCCCGTCATCGCGATCGACAAAGTACGCTACGTCGGCGAGCCGGTTGCCGCCGTGGCGGCAGACACTCTCCGCGCAGCAGAAGAAGCGCTCGCGCTGATTCAGGTCGAGTACGAAGAGCTTCCGCCCGCCGTCGGTCTCGACGCGGCGCTCGCTGAAGGCGCGCCGCTCGTTCACGACGATGCGGCCGGCAATATCTGCGGTCACGAGCGCGTCGAGAAGGGGAACGTTGATCGGGGCTTCGCCGAGTCCGACGAGGTCTTCGAAAACACGTTCACTTTTCCCATGGTCTATCACTACGCCCTCGAGCCGCACTCGGTCATTGCCGACTTCAACGACGAGGGGATCACGGTCTGGTCGTCGGCGCAGCATCCGTTTCAGGTCCGGGGCGACATCGCAAAGATTTACGGCCTTCATCCCACCAAAGTCAGAATGGTCATCCCTTTTCTCGGCGGCGGTTTCGGCAGCAAATCCTACACGAAATTCGAGCCATTGGTCGTCGCGCTGGCGCGGAAGGCAAGAGCGCCCGTTCGCATCTGCAACTCGGTGACCGAATCGATGCTCACCGTGCGCCGCCACGGCGCGCGCGTGAAATTGAAAACCGGCGTCAGACGCGACGGCACTCTGGTCGCGCGCGCGGCCGAAATTTATCTCGACACCGGCGGCTACGCGGACAACGGTCCGGCGGTCGCGATCCGCGCCGCGACGCGCGTTCTCGGCCCGTATAGAATTCCACACATCCGCACGGACGCCTACGCGGTCTACACCAACTCCGGCTCGGCCGGCTCTTTCCGCGCCATCGGAGCGCCCCAGACGATCTTCGCGTCGGAGTCGCAGATGGACATGATCGCCGCGAGACTCGGCATCGATCCGGGCGAGCTGAGGCTCAAGAATTTTCTCAAAAAAGGCGAGGAGCTTCGCCCCAAGCTCCGCGGCATGGACGCGAACCTCGCGGCGAACCTGAAGACGCTCGTGCGCGCGAGCGGATGGAAAAAGCGCGCGAAATCAAAAGGCCGCGCGGCGATGGGGCTCGCGTGCGGCGCGACCAATGCGGGCGCGACGCCGATTTCGGTCGCGATGGTGCGGCTACAGCCGGACGGCTCGCTCCTGGCCTTCGCCGGCAGCACCGAGATGGGGCAGGGCGTGCGCACGGTGCTGTCGCAAATCATCGCCGAGGAATTGAATTTGCCGCTCGATGCGATCCGCATCGGCGGCGCCGATACCAAAGTCACGCCTTACGATGCTTCCACCGGATCGAGCCGCTCCACCACGCTCATGGGCACTGCGATACAGCGCGCGGCGCGGGAGCTAAAAAATCAGCTCCTCAAAATCGGCGCGGAGGCGCTGCGCGTCAAACCGGCACAGGTGCAAATGGTCGACGGCACGATGATCTGCGGCGAGATGAGAATTACGTTTCGCGAGGCGCTGGAGCGCCGCTTCGGCGGCTCGGGCGGCGAGCTGATCGGCCACGGCGACGTCGGCCCCGAGATCACCGGCTCGCTTCCCGTATTCTGGGAGATCGGCATGGGAACCGCGGAACTGGCCGTAGACCAGGAGACCGGACAGATCGCGATCAAGCGGTACGTTTCCGTCGCCGACGTGGGCAAGGCGATCCATCCGGAAGGCTGCGTCGGCCAGGAGGAAGGCGCGGCGATGATGGGCATCGGGCACACGCTGTTCGAGCAGATGATCTACGAAGGCGGCCAGCTCGTCAACTCGAACTTGATCGACTATCGCGTGCCGAGAT includes these proteins:
- a CDS encoding xanthine dehydrogenase family protein molybdopterin-binding subunit, encoding MPEKQLKYVGQSVARVDGVEKVTGRAKFTGDLVIPGMLHGKILRSPFPHARIRSIDASQAEALPGVAAVLTARDISDTKPFYSGRPVIAIDKVRYVGEPVAAVAADTLRAAEEALALIQVEYEELPPAVGLDAALAEGAPLVHDDAAGNICGHERVEKGNVDRGFAESDEVFENTFTFPMVYHYALEPHSVIADFNDEGITVWSSAQHPFQVRGDIAKIYGLHPTKVRMVIPFLGGGFGSKSYTKFEPLVVALARKARAPVRICNSVTESMLTVRRHGARVKLKTGVRRDGTLVARAAEIYLDTGGYADNGPAVAIRAATRVLGPYRIPHIRTDAYAVYTNSGSAGSFRAIGAPQTIFASESQMDMIAARLGIDPGELRLKNFLKKGEELRPKLRGMDANLAANLKTLVRASGWKKRAKSKGRAAMGLACGATNAGATPISVAMVRLQPDGSLLAFAGSTEMGQGVRTVLSQIIAEELNLPLDAIRIGGADTKVTPYDASTGSSRSTTLMGTAIQRAARELKNQLLKIGAEALRVKPAQVQMVDGTMICGEMRITFREALERRFGGSGGELIGHGDVGPEITGSLPVFWEIGMGTAELAVDQETGQIAIKRYVSVADVGKAIHPEGCVGQEEGAAMMGIGHTLFEQMIYEGGQLVNSNLIDYRVPRFSDVPREFETVLVENEDGPGPHGARGMGEGGLVSVAPAIANALARGYGLRINDLPLTPERVWRALKDRTK